One part of the Pseudoliparis swirei isolate HS2019 ecotype Mariana Trench chromosome 6, NWPU_hadal_v1, whole genome shotgun sequence genome encodes these proteins:
- the LOC130195867 gene encoding genetic suppressor element 1-like isoform X2, protein MNHESHKSASLGMISTATRTTATVSPLSPLTNGNAVAQSANSGFAAALRKLAKQAEDPRGSAVSGESSPVSSPATSHSSPVTTPKRGSLGPLLGQTRGHGVCGTPPVVTIAPTKTSNGLWRTDGRQIELTVQGLSRERLCAENSQPQQDKRTPPHHLAHHFGLTPSSIMQDPRIQSLSLPGQMHPGVPSGAIPEEYLRALRPFATSDDLRMTSLPLSLEQAAAAHAAAAAAYYHPAYMHHPLSLPRMEESLCLSALRSQFYSVPAGGAFSPLHHSALHLHMPGGRYPGELNHTAALAERLQMENELRQREREQEREREKEREREAGLEREREREREREEERERELDRQKERQRERQQQMVRAAESHYLAELQARRAPPEDRARPGERLTPNRLDKTKDSEHTGFPAPKPLSLPPGIHPSRGSIPHPVPSLVPSHLGKHHAASGGMHGALAAAMMTQRASEAAWLTRQRGQGQEREGPLEMGLRSPGKGVEQRRDNHRTHSVHHNPGSKDVPPCLGAPPPLISPKGPQHPPAPTTTLWNPASLVDTPADLRRKRNPPTPPSRPPPGLTRADRPTMSWGEKQEEGGRRRAEGTERYTSLRGAGSQEPGSWNKADQDRAIQSLYHRHHINNLHQRSIVPPSIPVIGTDPVARCQAASPSPVRERHSQPPASTLVYDEVLQQHRRLLSKLDLEEKRRREAREGGYYFELDESYDESDEEEVKAHLRRVTEQAPLKLETSSEKVDFLRVCGLTTLAHRDELLTRKRRKRRRMMRERSLSPPAARGKRKASSPSAPSTPLTTPYSAEQMDSTPELHEKKDFLLMFNLSHVSPQQRRDKERTEELLRAIQRKSVTLDTLRYNPLPPCSSPPAHLTGDSSSAPLPSQSNGHQYPDSPSPSPPYLHKPKHVPHSDTLKPSMDTRTARNPPPLNSHHEKAEFMEAQPNGKLQGLQNGVVVSSQKKEPNSVQNGRNRPWERFTPEAFAQHFHQAVLQSTHNTLQNKGVSNCVPETGMKADRSLPHNVSQLKNSTLIHAPQHAHINGYHFHSHVASRDTPVPRENLSDEEEEESGQEEEDDEMETEIAPRKWQGIEAIFEAYHEYVDDWGTEQQVLHSQCKRLEAQNYNLTRTAEQLTLTMGELVSQRQKVREERERLQAQLEHFRRCLTLPNIHWGRGQVNGHTPR, encoded by the exons ATGAACCATGAGTCCCATAAATCGGCATCATTAGGAATGATCTCCACGGCAACTCGCACCACCGCCACTGTCAGTCCCCTCAGCCCACTAACCAATGGGAACGCAGTTGCCCAATCTGCAAACTCCGGATTCGCTGCTGCCCTGCGTAAACTGGCCAAACAGGCCGAGGACCCCAGAG GTTCTGCAGTCAGTGGTGAGTCGTCTCCAGTCTCTTCCCCGGCCACCAGTCACAGCTCGCCAGTCACCACCCCTAAAAGGGGCTCGTTAGGGCCCCTCCTGGGCCAGACCCGGGGCCACGGTGTCTGCGGCACCCCTCCGGTGGTCACCATTGCCCCCACCAAGACCAGCAACGGCCTGTGGAGGACCGACGGAAGACAG aTTGAGTTGACTGTCCAGGGACTCAGCAGGGAGCGCCTGTGTGCTGAGAACAGCCAGCCGCAACAGGATAAGAGGACTCCACCTCACCACCTGGCCCACCACTTTGGCCTCACCCCAAGCTCCATCATGCAGGACCCCAGAATACAGAGCCTCAG TTTGCCCGGGCAGATGCACCCCGGGGTGCCTTCAGGGGCCATCCCAGAAGAGTACCTGAGAGCACTGCGGCCCTTTGCCACCTCAGATGATCTCCGGATGACCTCCCTACCCTTGAGTTTGGAGCAAGCGGCCGCGGCCcacgctgcagctgctgctgcttacTATCATCCTGCCTACATGCACCACCCGCTGTCCTTACCCAG GATGGAGGAGTCCTTGTGTCTCTCCGCACTACGGTCGCAGTTCTACTCTGTGCCGGCAGGGGGCgccttctctcctcttcaccACTCTGCCCTCCACTTGCACATGCCTGGAGGCCGCTACCCTGGAGAACTGAACCACACAGCGGCGCTGGCTgagag GCTGCAGATGGAGAATGAGCTAcgccagcgagagagagagcaagagcgTGAACGTGAGAAAGAAAGGGAGCGCGAGGCAGGGCTGGAACGagaacgggagagagagagagagagggaggaggagcgggagagagagctggacagacagaaggagaggcagagggagagacagcagCAGATGGTCAGAGCAGCCGAGAGCCACTACCTGGCTGAGCTGCAGGCTCGGAGGGCACCACCGGAGGACAGGGCCAGGCCAGGAGAGAGGCTGACCCCGAACAGACTGG ATAAAACCAAGGACTCTGAGCACACAGGTTTCCCAGCACCCAAACCTCTGTCCCTGCCGCCGGGCATTCACCCCTCCAGGGGCTCTATCCCACACCCTGTGCCCAGCCTGGTGCCTTCTCACTTGGGTAAGCATCATGCTGCTTCTGGAGGCATGCATGGAGCTCTGGCAGCTGCGATGATGACTCAGAGGGCCAGTGAGGCAGCGTGGTTAACACGGCAACGAGGGCAAGGGCAGGAGAGGGAGGGTCCGCTGGAGATGGGCCTCAGGTCACCGGGGAAAGgagtggagcagaggagagacaatcacag AACCCATTCAGTCCATCACAACCCAGGAAGCAAAGATGTACCTCCCTGCCTCGGAGCTCCGCCTCCCCTTATCTCCCCTAAAGGTCCCCAGCATCCTCCTGCCCCTACGACCACACTGTGGAACCCAGCCTCCCTTGTCGACACCCCCGCTGACTTACGCAGAAAACGTAACCCTCCGACACCACCAAGTCGGCCACCTCCAGGACTGACCAGAGCCGACAGGCCCACGATGAGCTGGGGGGAGAAGCAGgaagaaggaggcaggaggagggcgGAAGGCACAGAGAGGTACACCTCACTCAGGGGAGCTGGTTCACAAGAACCAGGGTCTTGGAACAAGGCAGACCAGGACAGAGCCATCCAGAGCCTTTATCACCGCCATCATATCAATAACCTCCACCAGAGATCCATTGTGCCTCCGTCTATTCCTGTTATTGGTACTGACCCGGTGGCACGGTGCCAGGCAGCGTCTCCGTCTCCAGTAAGGGAGCGACATAGTCAGCCGCCCGCCAGCACACTGGTGTATGACGAGGTTCTCCAGCAGCACCGTCGGCTGCTCAGCAAACTGgacctggaggagaagaggaggagggaggccagAGAAGGAG GTTATTACTTTGAACTCGACGAGTCATATGATGAGAGTGACGAAGAGGAGGTGAAAGCCCATTTGAGGAGAGTGACAGAACAGGCTCCGCTCAAACTGGAGACATCCTCCGAG AAAGTGGattttctgcgtgtgtgtggtctgaCCACGCTGGCCCATCGCGATGAGCTCCTGACGCgtaaaaggagaaagaggaggcggaTGATGAGAGAGCGCAGCCTCTCTCCGCCGGCCGCGCGTGGCAAGAGAAAGGCCTCTTCACCTTCAGCACCTTCAACTCCCTTAACTACCCCGTACTCTGCCGAGCAGATGGACAGCACCCCGGAACTGCATGAGAAAAAAGACTTCCTCCTTATGTTCAACCTCTCCCACGTCAGCCCGCAGCAGAGGAGAG ATAAGGAAAGGACAGAGGAGCTGCTGAGGGCCATTCAGAGGAAGTCTGTGACATTAGACACACTCAGATATAATCCTTTACCTCCGTGTAGCAGTCCTCCTGCTCACTTAACtg gtGACTCCTCATCCGCCCCTCTGCCGAGTCAATCAAATGGACATCAGTACCCAGACTCTcccagcccctcccctccctacTTACACAAACCCAAACATGTCCCCCATAGCGACACATTAAAACCCTCCATGGACACCCGCACGGCCCGCAACCCTCCACCTTTGAACTCCCATCATGAAAAGGCTGAATTTATGGAGGCTCAGCCAAACGGGAAGCTCCAGGGCCTCCAGAATGGCGTTGTTGTTTCGTCTCAGAAAAAGGAGCCCAATTCAGTGCAGAATGGACGGAATCGGCCCTGGGAGAGGTTTACACCCGAGGCCTTTGCTCAGCACTTCCACCAGGCTGTGCTGCAGTCcacgcacaacacactgcagaacaAAG GAGTCTCAAATTGTGTCCCTGAGACCGGCATGAAAGCCGACCGCTCGTTGCCTCACAACGTCTCTCAACTGAAGAACTCAACTCTTATCCATGCCCCTCAGCATGCACACATCAATGGCTACCACTTCCACTCCCATGTAGCCAGCAGGGACACTCCAGTACCACGGGAAAACCTgtctgatgaggaggaggaagagtctggtcaggaggaggaagatgatgagATGGAAACGGAAATAGCTCCAAGGAAGTGGCAGGGTATTGAAGCTATCTTTGAGGCCTACCATGAGTATGTGGATG ACTGGGGTACAGAGCAGCAGGTTCTACACAGTCAGTGTAAAAGACTTGAAGCACAGAATTACAATCTGACCAGAACTGCAGAGCAGCTCACTCTCACTATGGGG GAGCTGGTGAGTCAGAGGCAgaaagtgagagaggagagggagagacttcAGGCCCAGCTTGAGCACTTCAGGAGGTGTTTGACACTACCTAACATTCACTGGGGCAGGGGGCAAGTCAACGGGCACACGCCAAGGTGA
- the LOC130195867 gene encoding genetic suppressor element 1-like isoform X1: MFGLKTPHFYLPGMNHESHKSASLGMISTATRTTATVSPLSPLTNGNAVAQSANSGFAAALRKLAKQAEDPRGSAVSGESSPVSSPATSHSSPVTTPKRGSLGPLLGQTRGHGVCGTPPVVTIAPTKTSNGLWRTDGRQIELTVQGLSRERLCAENSQPQQDKRTPPHHLAHHFGLTPSSIMQDPRIQSLSLPGQMHPGVPSGAIPEEYLRALRPFATSDDLRMTSLPLSLEQAAAAHAAAAAAYYHPAYMHHPLSLPRMEESLCLSALRSQFYSVPAGGAFSPLHHSALHLHMPGGRYPGELNHTAALAERLQMENELRQREREQEREREKEREREAGLEREREREREREEERERELDRQKERQRERQQQMVRAAESHYLAELQARRAPPEDRARPGERLTPNRLDKTKDSEHTGFPAPKPLSLPPGIHPSRGSIPHPVPSLVPSHLGKHHAASGGMHGALAAAMMTQRASEAAWLTRQRGQGQEREGPLEMGLRSPGKGVEQRRDNHRTHSVHHNPGSKDVPPCLGAPPPLISPKGPQHPPAPTTTLWNPASLVDTPADLRRKRNPPTPPSRPPPGLTRADRPTMSWGEKQEEGGRRRAEGTERYTSLRGAGSQEPGSWNKADQDRAIQSLYHRHHINNLHQRSIVPPSIPVIGTDPVARCQAASPSPVRERHSQPPASTLVYDEVLQQHRRLLSKLDLEEKRRREAREGGYYFELDESYDESDEEEVKAHLRRVTEQAPLKLETSSEKVDFLRVCGLTTLAHRDELLTRKRRKRRRMMRERSLSPPAARGKRKASSPSAPSTPLTTPYSAEQMDSTPELHEKKDFLLMFNLSHVSPQQRRDKERTEELLRAIQRKSVTLDTLRYNPLPPCSSPPAHLTGDSSSAPLPSQSNGHQYPDSPSPSPPYLHKPKHVPHSDTLKPSMDTRTARNPPPLNSHHEKAEFMEAQPNGKLQGLQNGVVVSSQKKEPNSVQNGRNRPWERFTPEAFAQHFHQAVLQSTHNTLQNKGVSNCVPETGMKADRSLPHNVSQLKNSTLIHAPQHAHINGYHFHSHVASRDTPVPRENLSDEEEEESGQEEEDDEMETEIAPRKWQGIEAIFEAYHEYVDDWGTEQQVLHSQCKRLEAQNYNLTRTAEQLTLTMGELVSQRQKVREERERLQAQLEHFRRCLTLPNIHWGRGQVNGHTPR, from the exons ATGTTTGGTTTAAAGACTCCACACTTCTACCTACCAG GTATGAACCATGAGTCCCATAAATCGGCATCATTAGGAATGATCTCCACGGCAACTCGCACCACCGCCACTGTCAGTCCCCTCAGCCCACTAACCAATGGGAACGCAGTTGCCCAATCTGCAAACTCCGGATTCGCTGCTGCCCTGCGTAAACTGGCCAAACAGGCCGAGGACCCCAGAG GTTCTGCAGTCAGTGGTGAGTCGTCTCCAGTCTCTTCCCCGGCCACCAGTCACAGCTCGCCAGTCACCACCCCTAAAAGGGGCTCGTTAGGGCCCCTCCTGGGCCAGACCCGGGGCCACGGTGTCTGCGGCACCCCTCCGGTGGTCACCATTGCCCCCACCAAGACCAGCAACGGCCTGTGGAGGACCGACGGAAGACAG aTTGAGTTGACTGTCCAGGGACTCAGCAGGGAGCGCCTGTGTGCTGAGAACAGCCAGCCGCAACAGGATAAGAGGACTCCACCTCACCACCTGGCCCACCACTTTGGCCTCACCCCAAGCTCCATCATGCAGGACCCCAGAATACAGAGCCTCAG TTTGCCCGGGCAGATGCACCCCGGGGTGCCTTCAGGGGCCATCCCAGAAGAGTACCTGAGAGCACTGCGGCCCTTTGCCACCTCAGATGATCTCCGGATGACCTCCCTACCCTTGAGTTTGGAGCAAGCGGCCGCGGCCcacgctgcagctgctgctgcttacTATCATCCTGCCTACATGCACCACCCGCTGTCCTTACCCAG GATGGAGGAGTCCTTGTGTCTCTCCGCACTACGGTCGCAGTTCTACTCTGTGCCGGCAGGGGGCgccttctctcctcttcaccACTCTGCCCTCCACTTGCACATGCCTGGAGGCCGCTACCCTGGAGAACTGAACCACACAGCGGCGCTGGCTgagag GCTGCAGATGGAGAATGAGCTAcgccagcgagagagagagcaagagcgTGAACGTGAGAAAGAAAGGGAGCGCGAGGCAGGGCTGGAACGagaacgggagagagagagagagagggaggaggagcgggagagagagctggacagacagaaggagaggcagagggagagacagcagCAGATGGTCAGAGCAGCCGAGAGCCACTACCTGGCTGAGCTGCAGGCTCGGAGGGCACCACCGGAGGACAGGGCCAGGCCAGGAGAGAGGCTGACCCCGAACAGACTGG ATAAAACCAAGGACTCTGAGCACACAGGTTTCCCAGCACCCAAACCTCTGTCCCTGCCGCCGGGCATTCACCCCTCCAGGGGCTCTATCCCACACCCTGTGCCCAGCCTGGTGCCTTCTCACTTGGGTAAGCATCATGCTGCTTCTGGAGGCATGCATGGAGCTCTGGCAGCTGCGATGATGACTCAGAGGGCCAGTGAGGCAGCGTGGTTAACACGGCAACGAGGGCAAGGGCAGGAGAGGGAGGGTCCGCTGGAGATGGGCCTCAGGTCACCGGGGAAAGgagtggagcagaggagagacaatcacag AACCCATTCAGTCCATCACAACCCAGGAAGCAAAGATGTACCTCCCTGCCTCGGAGCTCCGCCTCCCCTTATCTCCCCTAAAGGTCCCCAGCATCCTCCTGCCCCTACGACCACACTGTGGAACCCAGCCTCCCTTGTCGACACCCCCGCTGACTTACGCAGAAAACGTAACCCTCCGACACCACCAAGTCGGCCACCTCCAGGACTGACCAGAGCCGACAGGCCCACGATGAGCTGGGGGGAGAAGCAGgaagaaggaggcaggaggagggcgGAAGGCACAGAGAGGTACACCTCACTCAGGGGAGCTGGTTCACAAGAACCAGGGTCTTGGAACAAGGCAGACCAGGACAGAGCCATCCAGAGCCTTTATCACCGCCATCATATCAATAACCTCCACCAGAGATCCATTGTGCCTCCGTCTATTCCTGTTATTGGTACTGACCCGGTGGCACGGTGCCAGGCAGCGTCTCCGTCTCCAGTAAGGGAGCGACATAGTCAGCCGCCCGCCAGCACACTGGTGTATGACGAGGTTCTCCAGCAGCACCGTCGGCTGCTCAGCAAACTGgacctggaggagaagaggaggagggaggccagAGAAGGAG GTTATTACTTTGAACTCGACGAGTCATATGATGAGAGTGACGAAGAGGAGGTGAAAGCCCATTTGAGGAGAGTGACAGAACAGGCTCCGCTCAAACTGGAGACATCCTCCGAG AAAGTGGattttctgcgtgtgtgtggtctgaCCACGCTGGCCCATCGCGATGAGCTCCTGACGCgtaaaaggagaaagaggaggcggaTGATGAGAGAGCGCAGCCTCTCTCCGCCGGCCGCGCGTGGCAAGAGAAAGGCCTCTTCACCTTCAGCACCTTCAACTCCCTTAACTACCCCGTACTCTGCCGAGCAGATGGACAGCACCCCGGAACTGCATGAGAAAAAAGACTTCCTCCTTATGTTCAACCTCTCCCACGTCAGCCCGCAGCAGAGGAGAG ATAAGGAAAGGACAGAGGAGCTGCTGAGGGCCATTCAGAGGAAGTCTGTGACATTAGACACACTCAGATATAATCCTTTACCTCCGTGTAGCAGTCCTCCTGCTCACTTAACtg gtGACTCCTCATCCGCCCCTCTGCCGAGTCAATCAAATGGACATCAGTACCCAGACTCTcccagcccctcccctccctacTTACACAAACCCAAACATGTCCCCCATAGCGACACATTAAAACCCTCCATGGACACCCGCACGGCCCGCAACCCTCCACCTTTGAACTCCCATCATGAAAAGGCTGAATTTATGGAGGCTCAGCCAAACGGGAAGCTCCAGGGCCTCCAGAATGGCGTTGTTGTTTCGTCTCAGAAAAAGGAGCCCAATTCAGTGCAGAATGGACGGAATCGGCCCTGGGAGAGGTTTACACCCGAGGCCTTTGCTCAGCACTTCCACCAGGCTGTGCTGCAGTCcacgcacaacacactgcagaacaAAG GAGTCTCAAATTGTGTCCCTGAGACCGGCATGAAAGCCGACCGCTCGTTGCCTCACAACGTCTCTCAACTGAAGAACTCAACTCTTATCCATGCCCCTCAGCATGCACACATCAATGGCTACCACTTCCACTCCCATGTAGCCAGCAGGGACACTCCAGTACCACGGGAAAACCTgtctgatgaggaggaggaagagtctggtcaggaggaggaagatgatgagATGGAAACGGAAATAGCTCCAAGGAAGTGGCAGGGTATTGAAGCTATCTTTGAGGCCTACCATGAGTATGTGGATG ACTGGGGTACAGAGCAGCAGGTTCTACACAGTCAGTGTAAAAGACTTGAAGCACAGAATTACAATCTGACCAGAACTGCAGAGCAGCTCACTCTCACTATGGGG GAGCTGGTGAGTCAGAGGCAgaaagtgagagaggagagggagagacttcAGGCCCAGCTTGAGCACTTCAGGAGGTGTTTGACACTACCTAACATTCACTGGGGCAGGGGGCAAGTCAACGGGCACACGCCAAGGTGA
- the LOC130195867 gene encoding genetic suppressor element 1-like isoform X3 — MRGLQRNTEGCRDWHLLCPASCSGCACIELTVQGLSRERLCAENSQPQQDKRTPPHHLAHHFGLTPSSIMQDPRIQSLSLPGQMHPGVPSGAIPEEYLRALRPFATSDDLRMTSLPLSLEQAAAAHAAAAAAYYHPAYMHHPLSLPRMEESLCLSALRSQFYSVPAGGAFSPLHHSALHLHMPGGRYPGELNHTAALAERLQMENELRQREREQEREREKEREREAGLEREREREREREEERERELDRQKERQRERQQQMVRAAESHYLAELQARRAPPEDRARPGERLTPNRLDKTKDSEHTGFPAPKPLSLPPGIHPSRGSIPHPVPSLVPSHLGKHHAASGGMHGALAAAMMTQRASEAAWLTRQRGQGQEREGPLEMGLRSPGKGVEQRRDNHRTHSVHHNPGSKDVPPCLGAPPPLISPKGPQHPPAPTTTLWNPASLVDTPADLRRKRNPPTPPSRPPPGLTRADRPTMSWGEKQEEGGRRRAEGTERYTSLRGAGSQEPGSWNKADQDRAIQSLYHRHHINNLHQRSIVPPSIPVIGTDPVARCQAASPSPVRERHSQPPASTLVYDEVLQQHRRLLSKLDLEEKRRREAREGGYYFELDESYDESDEEEVKAHLRRVTEQAPLKLETSSEKVDFLRVCGLTTLAHRDELLTRKRRKRRRMMRERSLSPPAARGKRKASSPSAPSTPLTTPYSAEQMDSTPELHEKKDFLLMFNLSHVSPQQRRDKERTEELLRAIQRKSVTLDTLRYNPLPPCSSPPAHLTGDSSSAPLPSQSNGHQYPDSPSPSPPYLHKPKHVPHSDTLKPSMDTRTARNPPPLNSHHEKAEFMEAQPNGKLQGLQNGVVVSSQKKEPNSVQNGRNRPWERFTPEAFAQHFHQAVLQSTHNTLQNKGVSNCVPETGMKADRSLPHNVSQLKNSTLIHAPQHAHINGYHFHSHVASRDTPVPRENLSDEEEEESGQEEEDDEMETEIAPRKWQGIEAIFEAYHEYVDDWGTEQQVLHSQCKRLEAQNYNLTRTAEQLTLTMGELVSQRQKVREERERLQAQLEHFRRCLTLPNIHWGRGQVNGHTPR; from the exons ATGAGGGGTTTGCAAAGAAACACTGAAGGCTGCAGAGACTGGCACCTATTGTGTCCAGCTTCCTGCAGtggttgtgcgtgt aTTGAGTTGACTGTCCAGGGACTCAGCAGGGAGCGCCTGTGTGCTGAGAACAGCCAGCCGCAACAGGATAAGAGGACTCCACCTCACCACCTGGCCCACCACTTTGGCCTCACCCCAAGCTCCATCATGCAGGACCCCAGAATACAGAGCCTCAG TTTGCCCGGGCAGATGCACCCCGGGGTGCCTTCAGGGGCCATCCCAGAAGAGTACCTGAGAGCACTGCGGCCCTTTGCCACCTCAGATGATCTCCGGATGACCTCCCTACCCTTGAGTTTGGAGCAAGCGGCCGCGGCCcacgctgcagctgctgctgcttacTATCATCCTGCCTACATGCACCACCCGCTGTCCTTACCCAG GATGGAGGAGTCCTTGTGTCTCTCCGCACTACGGTCGCAGTTCTACTCTGTGCCGGCAGGGGGCgccttctctcctcttcaccACTCTGCCCTCCACTTGCACATGCCTGGAGGCCGCTACCCTGGAGAACTGAACCACACAGCGGCGCTGGCTgagag GCTGCAGATGGAGAATGAGCTAcgccagcgagagagagagcaagagcgTGAACGTGAGAAAGAAAGGGAGCGCGAGGCAGGGCTGGAACGagaacgggagagagagagagagagggaggaggagcgggagagagagctggacagacagaaggagaggcagagggagagacagcagCAGATGGTCAGAGCAGCCGAGAGCCACTACCTGGCTGAGCTGCAGGCTCGGAGGGCACCACCGGAGGACAGGGCCAGGCCAGGAGAGAGGCTGACCCCGAACAGACTGG ATAAAACCAAGGACTCTGAGCACACAGGTTTCCCAGCACCCAAACCTCTGTCCCTGCCGCCGGGCATTCACCCCTCCAGGGGCTCTATCCCACACCCTGTGCCCAGCCTGGTGCCTTCTCACTTGGGTAAGCATCATGCTGCTTCTGGAGGCATGCATGGAGCTCTGGCAGCTGCGATGATGACTCAGAGGGCCAGTGAGGCAGCGTGGTTAACACGGCAACGAGGGCAAGGGCAGGAGAGGGAGGGTCCGCTGGAGATGGGCCTCAGGTCACCGGGGAAAGgagtggagcagaggagagacaatcacag AACCCATTCAGTCCATCACAACCCAGGAAGCAAAGATGTACCTCCCTGCCTCGGAGCTCCGCCTCCCCTTATCTCCCCTAAAGGTCCCCAGCATCCTCCTGCCCCTACGACCACACTGTGGAACCCAGCCTCCCTTGTCGACACCCCCGCTGACTTACGCAGAAAACGTAACCCTCCGACACCACCAAGTCGGCCACCTCCAGGACTGACCAGAGCCGACAGGCCCACGATGAGCTGGGGGGAGAAGCAGgaagaaggaggcaggaggagggcgGAAGGCACAGAGAGGTACACCTCACTCAGGGGAGCTGGTTCACAAGAACCAGGGTCTTGGAACAAGGCAGACCAGGACAGAGCCATCCAGAGCCTTTATCACCGCCATCATATCAATAACCTCCACCAGAGATCCATTGTGCCTCCGTCTATTCCTGTTATTGGTACTGACCCGGTGGCACGGTGCCAGGCAGCGTCTCCGTCTCCAGTAAGGGAGCGACATAGTCAGCCGCCCGCCAGCACACTGGTGTATGACGAGGTTCTCCAGCAGCACCGTCGGCTGCTCAGCAAACTGgacctggaggagaagaggaggagggaggccagAGAAGGAG GTTATTACTTTGAACTCGACGAGTCATATGATGAGAGTGACGAAGAGGAGGTGAAAGCCCATTTGAGGAGAGTGACAGAACAGGCTCCGCTCAAACTGGAGACATCCTCCGAG AAAGTGGattttctgcgtgtgtgtggtctgaCCACGCTGGCCCATCGCGATGAGCTCCTGACGCgtaaaaggagaaagaggaggcggaTGATGAGAGAGCGCAGCCTCTCTCCGCCGGCCGCGCGTGGCAAGAGAAAGGCCTCTTCACCTTCAGCACCTTCAACTCCCTTAACTACCCCGTACTCTGCCGAGCAGATGGACAGCACCCCGGAACTGCATGAGAAAAAAGACTTCCTCCTTATGTTCAACCTCTCCCACGTCAGCCCGCAGCAGAGGAGAG ATAAGGAAAGGACAGAGGAGCTGCTGAGGGCCATTCAGAGGAAGTCTGTGACATTAGACACACTCAGATATAATCCTTTACCTCCGTGTAGCAGTCCTCCTGCTCACTTAACtg gtGACTCCTCATCCGCCCCTCTGCCGAGTCAATCAAATGGACATCAGTACCCAGACTCTcccagcccctcccctccctacTTACACAAACCCAAACATGTCCCCCATAGCGACACATTAAAACCCTCCATGGACACCCGCACGGCCCGCAACCCTCCACCTTTGAACTCCCATCATGAAAAGGCTGAATTTATGGAGGCTCAGCCAAACGGGAAGCTCCAGGGCCTCCAGAATGGCGTTGTTGTTTCGTCTCAGAAAAAGGAGCCCAATTCAGTGCAGAATGGACGGAATCGGCCCTGGGAGAGGTTTACACCCGAGGCCTTTGCTCAGCACTTCCACCAGGCTGTGCTGCAGTCcacgcacaacacactgcagaacaAAG GAGTCTCAAATTGTGTCCCTGAGACCGGCATGAAAGCCGACCGCTCGTTGCCTCACAACGTCTCTCAACTGAAGAACTCAACTCTTATCCATGCCCCTCAGCATGCACACATCAATGGCTACCACTTCCACTCCCATGTAGCCAGCAGGGACACTCCAGTACCACGGGAAAACCTgtctgatgaggaggaggaagagtctggtcaggaggaggaagatgatgagATGGAAACGGAAATAGCTCCAAGGAAGTGGCAGGGTATTGAAGCTATCTTTGAGGCCTACCATGAGTATGTGGATG ACTGGGGTACAGAGCAGCAGGTTCTACACAGTCAGTGTAAAAGACTTGAAGCACAGAATTACAATCTGACCAGAACTGCAGAGCAGCTCACTCTCACTATGGGG GAGCTGGTGAGTCAGAGGCAgaaagtgagagaggagagggagagacttcAGGCCCAGCTTGAGCACTTCAGGAGGTGTTTGACACTACCTAACATTCACTGGGGCAGGGGGCAAGTCAACGGGCACACGCCAAGGTGA